The following proteins are co-located in the Rattus norvegicus strain BN/NHsdMcwi chromosome X, GRCr8, whole genome shotgun sequence genome:
- the Syp gene encoding synaptophysin: protein MDVVNQLVAGGQFRVVKEPLGFVKVLQWVFAIFAFATCGSYTGELRLSVECANKTESALNIEVEFEYPFRLHQVYFDAPSCVKGGTTKIFLVGDYSSSAEFFVTVAVFAFLYSMGALATYIFLQNKYRENNKGPMMDFLATAVFAFMWLVSSSAWAKGLSDVKMATDPENIIKEMPMCRQTGNTCKELRDPVTSGLNTSVVFGFLNLVLWVGNLWFVFKETGWAAPFMRAPPGAPEKQPAPGDAYGDAGYGQGPGGYGPQDSYGPQGGYQPDYGQPASGGGGYGPQGDYGQQGYGQQGAPTSFSNQM from the exons ATGGACGTGGTGAATCAG CTGGTGGCTGGGGGTCAGTTCCGGGTGGTCAAGGAGCCCCTTGGCTTCGTGAAGGTGCTGCAGTGG GTCTTTGCCATCTTCGCCTTTGCTACGTGTGGCAGCTACACCGGGGAGCTTCGGCTGAGCGTGGAGTGTGCCAACAAGACGGAGAGTGCCCTCAACATCGAAGTTGAATTCGAGTACCCCTTCAG GCTGCACCAAGTGTACTTTGATGCACCCTCCTGCGTCAAAGGGGGCACTACCAAGATCTTCCTGGTTGGGGACTACTCCTCGTCGGCTGAATTCTTTGTCACCGTGGCTGTGTTTGCCTTCCTCTACTCCATGGGGGCCCTGGCCACCTACATCTTCCTGCAGAACAAGTACCGAGAGAACAACAAAGGGCCTATGATG GACTTTCTGGCTACAGCCGTGTTCGCTTTCATGTGGCTAGTTAGTTCATCAGCCTGGGCCAAAGGCCTGTCCGATGTGAAGATGGCCACGGACCCAGAGAACATTATCAAGGAGATGCCCATGTGCCGCCAGACAGGGAACACATGCAAGGAACTGAGGGACCCTGTGACTTCAGGACTCAACACCTCAGTG GTGTTTGGCTTCCTGAACCTGGTGCTCTGGGTTGGCAACTTATGGTTCGTGTTCAAGGAGACAGGCTGGGCAGCCCCATTCATGCGCGCACCTCCAGGCGCCCCGGAAAAGCAACCAGCACCTGGCGATGCCTACGGCGATGCGGGCTACGGGCAGGGCCCCGGAGGCTATGGGCCCCAGGACTCCTACGGGCCTCAGGGTGGTTATCAACCCGATTACGGGCAGCCAGCCAGCGGTGGCGGTGGCTACGGGCCTCAGGGCGACTATGGGCAGCAAGGCTATGGCCAACAGGGTGCGCCCACCTCCTTCTCCAATCAGATGTAA
- the Cacna1f gene encoding voltage-dependent L-type calcium channel subunit alpha-1F yields the protein MSESEVGKDTTPEPSPANGTGPGPEWGLCPGPPTVGTDTSGASGLGTPRRRTQHNKHKTVVVASAQRSPRALFCLTLTNPIRRSCISIVEWKPFDILILLTIFANCVALGVYIPFPEDDSNTANHNLEQVEYVFLVIFTVETVLKIVAYGLVLHPSAYIRNGWNLLDFIIVVVGLFSVLLEQGPGRPGDAPHTGGKPGGFDVKALRAFRVLRPLRLVSGVPSLHIVLNSIMKALVPLLHIALLVLFVIIIYAIIGLELFLGRMHKTCYFLGSDMEAEEDPSPCASSGSGRSCTLNQTECRGRWPGPNGGITNFDNFFFAMLTVFQCITMEGWTDVLYWMQDAMGYELPWVYFVSLVIFGSFFVLNLVLGVLSGEFSKEREKAKARGDFQKLREKQQMEEDLRGYLDWITQAEELDLHDPSVDGNLASLAEEGRAGHRPQLSELTNRRRGRLRWFSHSTRSTHSTSSHASLPASDTGSITDTPGDEDEEEGTMASCTLCLNKIMKTKVCRHFRRANRGLRARCRRAVKSNACYWAVLLLVFLNTLTIASEHHGQPVWLTQTQEYANKVLLCLFTVEMLLKLYGLGPSVYVASFFNRFDCFVVCGGILETTLVEVGAMQPLGISVLRCVRLLRIFKVTRHWASLSNLVASLLNSMKSIASLLLLLFLFIIIFSLLGMQLFGGKFNFDQTHTKRSTFDTFPQALLTVFQILTGEDWNVVMYDGIMAYGGPFFPGMLVCVYFIILFICGNYILLNVFLAIAVDNLASGDAGAAKDKGREKSSEGNPPQENKVLVPGGENEDTEGTKSEGAAPGMEEEEEEEEEEEEENGAGHVELLQEVVPKEKVVPIPEGSAFFCLSQTNPLRKACHTLIHHHVFTSLILVFIILSSVSLAAEDPIRAHSFRNHILGYFDYAFTSIFTVEILLKMTVFGAFLHQGSFCRSWFNLLDLLVVSVSLISFGIHSSAISVVKILRVLRVLRPLRAINRAKGLKHVVQCVFVAIRTIGNIMIVTTLLQFMFACIGVQLFKGKFYSCTDEAKHTLKECKGSFLIYPDGDVSRPLVRERLWVNSDFNFDNVLSAMMALFTVSTFEGWPALLYKAIDAHAEDEGPIYNYHVEISVFFIVYIIIIAFFMMNIFVGFVIITFRAQGEQEYQNCELDKNQRQCVEYALKAQPLRRYIPKNPHQYRVWATVNSAAFEYLMFLLILLNTVALAMQHYEQTAPFNYAMDILNMVFTGLFTVEMVLKIIAFKPKHYFADAWNTFDALIVVGSVVDIAVTEVNNGGHLGESSEDSSRISITFFRLFRVMRLVKLLSKGEGIRTLLWTFIKSFQALPYVALLIAMIFFIYAVIGMQMFGKVALQDGTQINRNNNFQTFPQAVLLLFRCATGEAWQEIMLASLPGNRCDPESDFGPGEEFTCGSNFAIVYFISFFMLCAFLIINLFVAVIMDNFDYLTRDWSILGPHHLDEFKRIWSEYDPGAKGRIKHLDVVALLRRIQPPLGFGKLCPHRVACKRLVAMNVPLNSDGTVTFNATLFALVRTSLRIKTEGNLDQANQELRMVIKKIWKRIKQKLLDEVIPPPDEEEVTVGKFYATFLIQDYFRKFRRRKEKGLLGADAPTSTSSVLQAGLRSLQDLGPEIRQALTYDTEEEEEEEEAAGQEAEEEEAENNPETYKDSIDSQPQAQWNSRISVSLPVKEKLPDSLSTGPSDDDGVAPNSRQPSGLQAGSQPHRRSSGVFMFTIPEEGSTQLKGVQGQDNQNEEQEVPDWTPNLDEQAGMPSNPVLLPPHWSQQHVNGHHVPRRRLLPPTPAGRKPSFTIQCLQRQGSCEDLPIPGTYHRGRTSGPGRAQGSWAAPPQKGRLLYAPLLLVEESTVGEGYLGKLGGPLRTFTCLQVPGAPSDPSHRKRGSADSLVEAVLISEGLGLFAQDPRFVALAKQEIADACHLTLDEMDSAASDLLAQRTTSLYSDEESILSRFDEEDLGDEMACVHAL from the exons ACTTG GAACAGGTAGAATATGTGTTCCTGGTGATTTTCACCGTGGAGACAGTGCTCAAGATCGTGGCCTATGGGCTGGTGCTCCATCCCAGCGCCTACATTCGCAATGGTTGGAACCTACTCGACTTCATCATCGTTGTAGTCGG GCTGTTCAGCGTGTTGCTGGAGCAGGGACCTGGGCGGCCAGGAGATGCCCCGCATACTGGAGGAAAGCCGGGAGGCTTTGATGTAAAGGCACTGCGGGCATTTAGGGTGCTACGACCACTAAGGCTAGTGTCTGGGGTCCCGA GTCTGCACATAGTGCTCAATTCCATCATGAAGGCGCTTGTGCCGCTTCTGCACATTGCCCTGTTGGTGCTCTTCGTCATTATCATTTACGCCATCATCGGACTCGAGCTGTTCCTCGGACGAATGCACAAGACGTGCTACTTCCTGGGATCTG AtatggaggcagaggaggaccCGTCGCCTTGTGCATCTTCTGGCTCTGGCCGTTCATGCACACTGAACCAGACTGAGTGCCGTGGGCGCTGGCCAGGACCCAACGGTGGCATCACGAACTTTGACAATTTTTTCTTTGCCATGCTAACTGTGTTCCAGTGTATTACCATGGAAGGCTGGACAGACGTCCTCTACTGG ATGCAGGATGCCATGGGGTATGAGCTACCTTGGGTGTACTTTGTGAGCCTCGTCATCTTTGGGTCTTTCTTTGTCCTCAACCTTGTGCTTGGAGTCCTAAGTGG GGAGTTctccaaggaaagagaaaaggcaaaAGCCCGAGGTGACTTTCAGAAGCTTCGGGAGAAGCAGCAGATGGAAGAGGACCTTCGGGGCTACCTGGACTGGATCACACAGGCTGAGGAGTTGGACCTTCATGACCCCTCAGTAGACGGCAACTTGGCTTCTCTTGCTGAAGAGGGACGGGCAGGCCATC GACCACAACTGTCAGAGCTGACCAATAGGAGGCGCGGACGACTGCGTTGGTTCAGCCACTCCACTCGCTCCACACACTCCACCAGCAGTCATG CCAGCCTTCCAGCCAGTGACACTGGTTCCATAACAGACACCCCCGGAgatgaggatgaagaggaggggaCCATGGCCAGCTGTACACTCTGCCT AAACAAGATTATGAAAACCAAGGTCTG CCGCCACTTCCGCCGAGCCAACCGTGGTCTCCGTGCACGCTGCCGCCGGGCAGTCAAGTCCAATGCCTGCTACTGGGCTGTATTGCTGCTCGTCTTCCTCAACACGTTGACCATCGCTTCTGAGCACCATGGGCAGCCAGTGTGGCTCACCCAGACCCAAG AATATGCCAACAAGGTTCTGCTCTGCCTCTTCACCGTGGAGATGCTTCTCAAACTGTACGGCCTGGGCCCCTCTGTCTACGTTGCCTCTTTTTTCAACCGCTTTGACTGTTTCGTGGTCTGTGGGGGCATCCTAGAAACGACGTTGGTGGAGGTGGGGGCCATGCAGCCCCTCGGCATCTCAGTGCTCCGATGTGTGCGTCTCCTCAGGATCTTCAAGGTCACCAG GCACTGGGCATCCCTCAGCAATCTGGTGGCATCGCTGCTCAACTCCATGAAGTCCATCGCCTCCTTGctgcttctcctctttctctttatcATCATCTTCTCCCTTCTTGGCATGCAGCTGTTTGGGGGCAAGTTCAACTTTGACCAGACCCACACTAAGAGAAGCACCTTTGATACCTTCCCCCAAGCCCTCCTCACCGTCTTTCAG ATCCTGACTGGTGAGGATTGGAATGTAGTCATGTATGACGGTATCATGGCCTACGGTGGTCCCTTCTTCCCAGGGATGctggtgtgtgtttatttcatcATCCTCTTCATCTGTGGCAACT ACATCCTACTGAACGTGTTTCTTGCCATTGCTGTGGATAACCTAGCCAGCGGGGATGCGGGTGCTGCCAAAGATAAGGGCAG AGAGAAGAGCAGTGAAGGAAACCCTCCCCAAGAGAACAAAGTATTG gtgCCTGGTGGAGAAAATGAGGACACAGAGGGCACAAAAAGTGAAGGAGCAG CACCAggcatggaggaagaggaggaagaagaggaggaggaggaggaagaaaatggtGCAGGACATGTGGAACTCCTGCAGGAAGTTGTACCCAAGGAGAAGGTGGTACCCATCCCTGAAGGCAGtgccttcttctgcctcagccaaACCAACCC GCTTCGCAAGGCCTGCCACACTCTCATACACCATCACGTGTTCACCAGTCTCATCCTGGTGTTCATCATCCTCAGTAGTGTGTCCCTGGCTGCTGAGGACCCCATCAGAGCCCACTCCTTCCGCAACCAT ATTCTGGGGTACTTCGATTATGCCTTCACTTCCATTTTCACCGTGGAGATTCTATTAAAG ATGACGGTGTTTGGGGCTTTCCTGCACCAAGGTTCTTTCTGCCGTAGCTGGTTCAATCTGTTGGATCTGCTTGTGGTCAGTGTGTCCCTCATCTCCTTTGGCATCCA CTCCAGTGCCATCTCAGTTGTGAAGATTCTCCGAGTCCTCCGAGTCCTGCGGCCTCTCCGAGCCATTAACCGAGCCAAGGGACTCAAG CAtgtggtgcagtgtgtgtttgtggCCATCCGGACCATTGGAAACATCATGATTGTCACCACCCTCTTGCAGTTCATGTTCGCCTGCATTGGTGTTCAGCTGTTCAAG GGAAAATTCTACAGTTGCACTGATGAAGCCAAACACACCCTGAAAGAATGCAA GGGCTCCTTCCTCATCTACCCTGATGGAGATGTGTCACGACCTTTGGTCCGGGAACGCCTCTGGGTCAACAGTGATTTCAACTTTGACAACGTCCTTTCAGCCATGATGGCCCTGTTCACTGTCTCTACCTTTGAAGGCTGGCCTGC GCTACTATACAAAGCCATAGATGCACACGCTGAAGACGAGGGCCCTATCTACAATTACCATGTGGAGATATCAGTATTCTTCATTGtctacatcatcatcatcgccTTCTTCATGATGAACATCTTTGTGGGATTTGTCATCATCACATTCCGTGCCCAGGGAGAGCAGGAATATCAAAACTGTGAACTGGACAAGAACCAG CGCCAGTGTGTGGAATATGCACTCAAAGCTCAGCCACTCCGCCGATACATCCCCAAGAATCCACATCAGTACCGCGTGTGGGCCACAGTGAACTCAGCCGCCTTTGAGTACCTCATGTTTCTGCTCATCCTCCTCAACACAGTTGCCCTGGCCATGCAG cACTATGAGCAGACGGCTCCCTTTAACTATGCCATGGACATACTCAACATGGTCTTCACTGGCCTCTTCACCGTTGAGATGGTGCTCAAAATCATTGCCTTTAAACCCAAG CATTACTTTGCCGATGCCTGGAATACATTCGATGCTCTTATTGTAGTGGGCAGCGTAGTCGACATTGCCGTCACAGAAGTCAAT AATGGAGGCCATCTTGGTGAG agctcagaggacAGCTCCCGCATATCTATCACGTTCTTTCGCCTCTTCCGGGTCATGAGGCTGGTGAAGCTGCTCAGTAAGGGTGAGGGGATCCGCACACTGCTCTGGACATTCATCAAGTCTTTCCAG GCCTTGCCCTATGTGGCACTTCTTATAGCAATGATATTCTTCATATATGCAGTCATTGGCATGCAG ATGTTTGGCAAAGTGGCTCTTCAGGACGGCACACAGATAAATCGAAACAATAATTTCCAGACCTTTCCGCAGGCTGTGCTGCTTCTGTTCAG GTGTGCCACTGGTGAGGCATGGCAAGAGATAATGCTAGCCAGCCTTCCAGGAAATCGGTGTGACCCTGAGTCTGACTTTGGCCCAGGCGAGGAATTTACCTGTGGTAGCAATTTTGCCATTGTCTACTTTATCAGCTTCTTCATGCTCTGTGCCTTCCTG ATTATAAATCTCTTTGTGGCTGTAATCATGGATAACTTTGATTACCTAACCAGAGATTGGTCTATTCTGGGACCCCACCACCTCGATGAATTCAAGAGGATCTGGTCTGAATATGACCCCGGAGCCAA GGGCCGCATCAAGCACTTGGATGTGGTTGCCCTGCTGAGACGCATCCAGCCTCCACTGGGATTTGGAAAGCTGTGCCCACACCGAGTGGCCTGCAAG AGACTGGTGGCCATGAATGTTCCCCTCAACTCAGACGGAACAGTGACATTCAACGCGACACTCTTTGCCCTGGTGCGGACATCCCTGAGGATCAAGACagaag GGAACCTGGATCAAGCCAACCAGGAGCTTCGGATGGTCATCAAAAAGATCTGGAAGCGGATAAAGCAGAAATTGTTAGATGAGGTCATCCCCCCTCCAGATG AGGAGGAGGTCACTGTGGGAAAATTCTATGCCACATTTCTCATCCAAGATTATTTCCGAAAATTccggagaaggaaagaaaaggggctACTAGGAGCAGATGCCCCAACAAGCACATCCTCTGTCCTCCAG GCTGGTCTAAGGAGCCTACAGGACTTGGGTCCTGAGATCCGACAGGCCCTCACCTATGAcactgaggaagaagaagaagaagaagaggccgcaggtcaggaagctgaggaggaggaagctgagaacaACCCAGAAACATACAAA GACTCCATAGACTCCCAGCCCCAAGCTCAATGGAACTCGAGGATTTCGGTGTCTCTACCAGTTAAGGAGAAACTCCCAGATTCTCTTTCAACTGGGCCTAGTGATGATGATGGAGTGGCTCCCAACTCCAGGCAACCCAGTGGGCTACAGGCTGGATCCCAACCCCACAG GAGAAGCTCTGGGGTTTTCATGTTCACTATCCCAGAAGAAGGAAGTACTCAGCTCAAGGGAGTTCAAGGGCAAGACAATCAGAATGAGGAACAGGAAGTCCCTGACTG GACCCCCAACCTGGATGAGCAGGCAGGGATGCCCTCCAACCCAGTCCTTTTACCACCTCACTGGTCCCAGCAACATGTAAATGGGCACCATGTACCACGCCGACGTTTGCTACCCCCCACGCCTGCAG GTCGGAAGCCCTCCTTCACCATCCAGTGTCTGCAACGCCAGGGCAGTTGTGAGGATTTGCCCATCCCAGGCACCTACCATCGTGGACGGACCTCAGGACCAGGCAGGGCTCAG GGTTCCTGGGCAGCCCCTCCTCAGAAGGGTCGACTGCTCTATGCCCCCCTGTTGCTGGTGGAGGAATCTACAGTGGGTGAAGGATACCTTGGCAAGCTCGGCGGCCCACTGCGTACCTTCACTTGTCTGCAAGTGCCTGGAGCTCCTTCAGATCCCAGTCACCGCAAGAGGGGCAGTGCTGACAGTTTGGTGGAGGCT GTGCTTATCTCCGAAGGCCTAGGCCTCTTTGCCCAAGACCCACGATTTGTGGCCCTGGCCAAGCAAGAGATTGCAGATGCATGTCACCTGACCCTGGATGAGATGGACAGTGCTGCCAGTGACCTGCTGGCACAGAGAACCACCTCCCTTTACAGTGACGAGGAGTCTATTCTCTCCCGCTTTGATGAAGAGGACCTGGGAGATGAGATGGCCTGTGTCCATGCCCTCTAA